The Aurantiacibacter arachoides genome window below encodes:
- a CDS encoding MarR family winged helix-turn-helix transcriptional regulator produces the protein MDEKPDTMSRSQRRQKVITDDDRILYLMDEISRGARRVYDARVARIGLNQTQWRIIGQLLRDPALTQAEIAQKLELESATIGQAVAGLCARGLMKRLRAETDRRAWQLILTEQLDDLLPELRGSADRLHGLLWRDIAADEKQTLQQILARVSENLDQLRAEAE, from the coding sequence ATGGATGAAAAACCAGATACCATGTCACGGTCTCAGCGTCGGCAGAAGGTCATCACCGATGATGACCGCATTCTCTATCTTATGGACGAGATCAGTCGCGGCGCGCGCAGAGTGTACGATGCGAGGGTCGCCAGGATCGGTCTCAATCAGACACAGTGGAGGATCATCGGACAACTTCTTCGCGATCCTGCCCTTACGCAGGCTGAAATCGCCCAGAAACTGGAACTGGAATCGGCGACCATCGGCCAGGCGGTTGCAGGTCTTTGCGCACGCGGGCTGATGAAAAGGCTTCGAGCTGAGACGGATCGGCGAGCGTGGCAACTCATCCTCACGGAGCAGCTTGACGATCTGCTGCCCGAACTGAGAGGCTCCGCGGATAGGCTTCATGGTCTGCTTTGGCGCGACATTGCCGCCGACGAGAAGCAAACGTTGCAGCAGATTCTTGCAAGGGTATCGGAAAATCTGGACCAACTCCGGGCCGAGGCTGAGTAA
- a CDS encoding HlyD family secretion protein has protein sequence MTDNSNQPEQEGTTPTKPQSRRGLRIVLILVGLAVLLGGIWWYYRHVSYGQYMQSTDNAYVAADSVVISSKVAGYVEEVFVGENEQVALGGALVQLDLRDYQAQAQQARAQIAATLAGADTIRSQVAEQDAAIRQARGQLAAARAALDLANDQVARYRPLAATGAEPREKLDQYEAQARQARAELAAAQAAVAAATARRGTLFEQISQTQAQADAARAQLETADLTVESTLLRASKAGRVGDLSVRVGQFVQPGQRLMTVVPVRAIYVTANFKETQVGLIRAGQSVRLEVDALPDLEIAGRVVSISPGTGAEFSILPPENATGNFTKIVQRIPVRIAIDAPPEVRRLLVPGMSVVATVDTRNAAGELEEISSRTQ, from the coding sequence ATGACCGATAACTCCAACCAACCGGAGCAGGAGGGCACAACCCCAACGAAACCGCAATCGCGGCGTGGCTTGCGCATCGTGCTAATCCTCGTTGGTCTTGCCGTGCTGCTTGGCGGGATCTGGTGGTACTACCGGCACGTAAGCTACGGACAATATATGCAGTCGACCGATAACGCCTATGTCGCTGCCGACAGCGTCGTTATCTCTTCCAAGGTAGCGGGATACGTCGAAGAGGTCTTCGTGGGGGAGAACGAGCAGGTTGCTCTCGGCGGAGCCCTCGTACAACTGGATCTGCGGGATTATCAGGCGCAAGCGCAACAGGCGCGCGCACAGATCGCTGCGACCCTGGCCGGTGCCGACACAATCCGTTCTCAGGTAGCTGAACAGGATGCAGCCATTCGCCAGGCGCGGGGCCAACTCGCCGCCGCGCGCGCAGCACTCGACCTCGCGAACGACCAGGTGGCGCGATATCGGCCCCTTGCCGCGACAGGAGCCGAACCGCGGGAAAAGCTCGATCAGTATGAGGCGCAGGCGCGGCAGGCGCGGGCCGAACTCGCCGCTGCGCAGGCGGCGGTCGCTGCCGCGACCGCTCGCCGGGGGACCCTGTTCGAGCAGATCAGCCAGACCCAGGCGCAGGCGGACGCTGCTCGCGCTCAGCTGGAAACAGCCGACCTTACGGTTGAATCGACCTTGCTGCGCGCCAGCAAGGCCGGCCGCGTCGGCGATCTCTCGGTGAGGGTGGGCCAGTTCGTGCAACCGGGTCAACGTTTGATGACGGTGGTTCCGGTGAGGGCGATCTACGTGACGGCAAACTTCAAGGAAACGCAGGTCGGCCTGATCCGGGCCGGCCAGAGCGTCAGGCTCGAAGTTGACGCCCTGCCCGACCTTGAGATCGCGGGACGAGTGGTCAGCATATCGCCGGGAACGGGCGCGGAATTTTCCATCCTCCCCCCCGAAAATGCCACCGGCAACTTTACCAAGATCGTTCAACGGATACCCGTCCGCATCGCTATCGATGCTCCCCCTGAAGTGCGGCGTCTGCTCGTTCCCGGCATGTCGGTAGTGGCTACGGTCGACACCCGGAATGCTGCCGGCGAATTGGAAGAGATCTCGAGTCGGACTCAATGA
- a CDS encoding MDR family MFS transporter → MTEILAAQDTSIGPAGSRKNADVTAWVAVAAGALGAMLATLDISIVNSALPVIQGEIGATGAEGTWIATSFLVAEIVVIPLSAWLERLFGLRTLLIIAVSAFTAFSVLCGVATDLTTMIIGRTGQGFMGGVLIPTAMTIVAKRLPPHQQPIGMALFGMTVVLGPVMGPLIGGWLTENLSWHYAFFVNVPVCAILLLLLFIGLPHEKPKWEYLTDADWAGILGLILGLGGLTVVLEEGHREEWFESSLIRWLTVVTIIGFACLIYGQVKARKPVLKLQLLFNRQFASVAIMALALGMVMYGSTYVIPQFLAIISDYNAFQTGVVIFWMGVPAFLLMPVLPLMIRKVDIRIAVGTGMLLMAISCFVSTSLTAESGGAVFTEGQLIRGAGMILAMMFLNQATVASVAKEDAGDASGIFNAARNLGGSFALSALASFQDQRIWHHSRRMEETLNANSVSLQDYLEGLARNFGGMEGAMAVLSRTLQREAFIMTYNDVFLVMGILTLATVPLVLFLRPLPKNVSLSMH, encoded by the coding sequence ATGACCGAGATACTGGCAGCGCAGGACACTTCGATCGGGCCGGCCGGGAGCCGAAAGAACGCAGACGTTACTGCCTGGGTCGCTGTGGCCGCGGGCGCGCTCGGCGCCATGCTCGCGACGCTGGACATATCAATCGTCAATTCCGCACTCCCCGTCATTCAGGGCGAGATCGGTGCCACAGGCGCCGAAGGCACCTGGATTGCTACGTCATTTCTCGTTGCTGAGATTGTCGTCATTCCACTGAGCGCTTGGCTCGAACGGCTGTTCGGTCTGCGAACCCTCCTCATCATCGCGGTCAGCGCGTTCACCGCATTTTCTGTGCTATGCGGTGTAGCCACCGACCTTACGACCATGATCATCGGCCGCACGGGCCAGGGCTTCATGGGCGGAGTCCTCATTCCGACCGCAATGACTATTGTGGCTAAACGATTGCCGCCGCACCAACAGCCAATCGGAATGGCGCTGTTCGGCATGACTGTGGTTCTTGGCCCCGTGATGGGGCCATTGATCGGCGGCTGGCTGACCGAGAACCTGAGCTGGCACTATGCCTTTTTCGTCAATGTGCCAGTCTGCGCAATCCTGCTGCTCCTGCTGTTTATCGGGCTGCCTCACGAGAAGCCCAAGTGGGAATATCTCACGGACGCCGATTGGGCTGGCATTCTCGGGCTGATCCTCGGACTGGGCGGTCTGACTGTTGTACTCGAGGAAGGGCACCGTGAGGAATGGTTCGAGTCCTCACTCATTCGCTGGCTAACGGTGGTGACCATTATCGGCTTTGCCTGTTTGATTTACGGACAAGTGAAAGCACGCAAGCCGGTCTTGAAGTTGCAGCTCCTGTTCAATCGACAGTTCGCCAGCGTCGCGATCATGGCGCTCGCCCTGGGCATGGTGATGTATGGTTCGACCTATGTCATTCCGCAGTTCCTCGCGATCATTTCTGACTATAATGCTTTTCAGACGGGAGTGGTCATCTTCTGGATGGGTGTCCCGGCCTTTCTCCTGATGCCGGTTCTGCCTCTGATGATCCGCAAGGTGGACATCCGCATTGCCGTCGGCACCGGAATGCTGCTGATGGCGATCAGCTGCTTTGTCAGCACGAGTCTGACCGCCGAATCCGGCGGCGCTGTCTTCACTGAAGGTCAGCTTATCCGCGGGGCCGGAATGATCCTTGCGATGATGTTCCTGAATCAGGCAACGGTGGCTTCGGTGGCCAAGGAAGACGCGGGCGATGCCTCGGGCATTTTCAACGCGGCCCGCAATCTTGGCGGATCATTCGCCCTCTCGGCCCTCGCTTCGTTCCAGGACCAGCGGATCTGGCATCATAGCCGGCGGATGGAAGAGACCCTGAATGCGAACAGCGTTTCGCTACAGGACTATCTCGAAGGGCTGGCGCGAAACTTCGGCGGCATGGAGGGGGCGATGGCCGTCCTGAGCCGCACCCTCCAACGCGAGGCGTTCATAATGACCTACAATGACGTGTTCCTGGTTATGGGGATTCTGACCCTCGCGACGGTTCCGCTGGTCCTCTTCCTGAGGCCGCTTCCAAAAAATGTCTCCCTTTCGATGCACTGA
- a CDS encoding efflux transporter outer membrane subunit, with product MRHLLPPLVTIALLAGCTAGPDYAGPPEVVSADTGTRFVRAGSDVSASDPVVAQWWLLLGDPELTRLVEAALSGNPSLAAAQARIAQARASIRQDRAGRMPSLGAQATTVQGRLPGLDLQGGAPPPSEQTNSDAETDDSLSFYNVGLNANWELEFAGGSRRRIEASNAQAAATVANAEDAKVQLTAQVASTYVNLREAQFRAEQFEAQISLQEEILALTYQRYQRGALPLFPVSTANAELEMLKSQLAEAEADIAVLSDALAILTGQVPGSVDAALTTARSIPMPPEQVAIGDPASLVARRPDIRAAERSLAASTARIGVAEAARFPKLSFTGILGLGGSSLDDVVDVGEFSALAIPRLQWNFLDFGRVDAAIDQAGAARNEAVANYQQTVLLALQDAERALARFGQQRVALAASMQIKKQADDAADLNRQRFAAGAISKADLNRALREQQQASGDLVRARGALTLSWIALQKSLGLGWQEPVRDQ from the coding sequence ATGCGCCACTTGCTACCTCCGCTTGTCACTATCGCCTTGCTAGCTGGATGCACGGCAGGGCCCGATTATGCAGGCCCCCCGGAAGTTGTGTCAGCAGACACGGGCACTCGCTTTGTGCGCGCTGGCAGTGATGTGAGCGCATCTGATCCGGTTGTCGCTCAATGGTGGCTGCTGCTTGGCGATCCCGAGTTGACGCGGCTGGTGGAGGCTGCGCTGTCCGGCAACCCCTCGCTCGCCGCAGCGCAGGCGCGCATTGCCCAGGCACGGGCATCCATCAGGCAAGACCGTGCGGGTCGAATGCCATCGCTTGGGGCACAGGCCACCACCGTGCAGGGCCGGCTTCCTGGTCTCGACCTTCAAGGCGGGGCGCCCCCCCCGTCAGAGCAAACCAATTCCGACGCAGAAACCGATGACTCGCTCAGCTTTTACAATGTGGGCCTTAACGCGAACTGGGAGCTGGAGTTCGCCGGTGGCTCGCGCAGGCGCATTGAGGCCAGCAATGCCCAAGCTGCTGCAACGGTGGCCAACGCAGAGGACGCAAAGGTCCAGTTGACTGCCCAAGTGGCCAGCACCTACGTCAATTTGCGGGAGGCCCAATTCCGCGCAGAGCAATTTGAGGCGCAGATTTCGTTGCAGGAAGAGATCCTGGCGCTGACATACCAACGCTATCAGCGCGGTGCATTGCCGCTTTTCCCGGTAAGCACCGCGAATGCCGAACTGGAGATGCTCAAGTCACAACTTGCCGAAGCTGAAGCGGATATCGCAGTCCTGTCTGATGCGCTCGCTATACTGACCGGACAGGTGCCGGGATCAGTTGATGCAGCGCTCACGACTGCGCGCTCCATTCCCATGCCGCCAGAGCAGGTCGCGATCGGCGATCCGGCAAGCCTGGTGGCGCGTCGGCCTGACATAAGGGCGGCCGAACGGTCTCTTGCCGCGTCGACGGCGCGGATCGGGGTGGCCGAGGCGGCGCGGTTCCCGAAATTGTCCTTCACAGGGATCCTGGGCCTCGGCGGATCCTCGTTGGACGACGTTGTCGATGTCGGCGAATTCTCCGCACTCGCGATCCCGCGCCTCCAGTGGAATTTTCTGGATTTCGGCAGGGTAGACGCTGCGATCGACCAAGCCGGGGCCGCGCGCAACGAAGCAGTCGCCAATTACCAGCAGACGGTGCTTCTGGCACTGCAAGACGCCGAACGTGCCTTGGCTCGCTTCGGCCAGCAGCGTGTTGCGCTCGCTGCCAGTATGCAAATCAAGAAGCAGGCTGACGACGCGGCGGACCTGAACCGCCAACGTTTTGCCGCAGGAGCGATCTCGAAGGCTGACCTCAACCGGGCCCTGCGAGAACAGCAGCAGGCCTCAGGAGACCTCGTCCGGGCAAGAGGCGCCCTTACGCTGTCGTGGATTGCGCTGCAGAAGTCGCTGGGCCTTGGGTGGCAAGAGCCTGTTCGAGATCAATAG
- a CDS encoding hotdog fold thioesterase, whose product MIDRERLQEMLHIAPFHRWLGLEIATCSDQSIAITMPWREEIVSNPMIGSAHGGILASLVDLTGLYTLLAGGVAARAKADLHVDYHRPATSGPLTAHGQIVKIGRQISVAETRVLEPDDKLVASGRGAYFSSTGSIDQRGGTIDLEQALATQGPATSAAQSTTA is encoded by the coding sequence ATGATCGATCGAGAGCGCTTGCAGGAAATGCTGCATATCGCGCCGTTTCACCGATGGCTTGGGCTGGAGATTGCGACATGCTCCGACCAGTCAATCGCGATCACCATGCCATGGCGCGAAGAGATCGTGTCGAACCCTATGATTGGGTCGGCGCATGGAGGGATCCTGGCTTCACTGGTCGACCTCACCGGGCTTTATACTCTGCTTGCCGGGGGCGTCGCGGCGAGAGCGAAGGCCGATCTGCATGTCGATTACCACCGTCCTGCAACCTCAGGACCTCTCACTGCTCACGGACAGATCGTGAAGATCGGGCGACAGATTTCGGTGGCCGAAACCCGGGTTCTCGAGCCCGACGACAAGTTGGTCGCCAGCGGCAGGGGCGCCTACTTCTCGTCAACCGGATCAATTGATCAGCGCGGCGGGACTATTGATCTCGAACAGGCTCTTGCCACCCAAGGCCCAGCGACTTCTGCAGCGCAATCCACGACAGCGTAA
- a CDS encoding alpha/beta fold hydrolase, which produces MAKETFTIEGAGAISLTAEAEGDAYAKPVLLAHGGGQTRRAWRRVVSELAQAGFRAIAFDMRGHGDSDWSPCGAYEMRDFAADLVAAASRLDQKPALVGASLGGLAGLIAAGELAPGSFASLTLVDIAPRMEPSGVMRVVGFMEEHVDSGFASPEEAADVIARYMPHRPKRGASDGLKNYLRQKADGRFYWHWDPVFIRNIMSARQGDPDSQERQSAMLSQAAANLTLPLHLIRGGSSDLVSEEAVLHLRQLAPHAEYTDIADATHMVVGDANDAFSAAIVDFLGRHHSSDTAQPQGTREL; this is translated from the coding sequence ATGGCGAAAGAAACCTTTACGATTGAGGGCGCAGGCGCGATTTCTCTTACAGCCGAGGCTGAGGGGGATGCCTACGCTAAACCCGTCCTTCTTGCGCACGGCGGCGGGCAGACACGGCGCGCGTGGAGAAGGGTGGTCAGCGAGCTGGCTCAAGCCGGCTTTCGCGCAATCGCCTTCGACATGCGCGGTCACGGAGACAGCGATTGGTCGCCATGCGGAGCTTATGAAATGCGCGACTTCGCGGCGGATCTGGTCGCTGCAGCGTCGCGCCTGGACCAGAAGCCAGCGCTGGTCGGCGCTTCACTGGGCGGGCTCGCTGGACTGATTGCCGCAGGGGAGCTTGCTCCAGGTAGCTTTGCTTCACTCACATTGGTCGACATTGCCCCGCGCATGGAGCCCAGCGGTGTGATGCGCGTGGTTGGTTTCATGGAAGAGCATGTCGATAGCGGCTTCGCCTCACCAGAGGAGGCGGCCGACGTGATCGCTCGCTACATGCCGCATCGTCCCAAGCGGGGCGCGAGCGATGGTCTGAAAAACTATCTGCGGCAGAAGGCGGATGGGCGCTTCTATTGGCACTGGGACCCGGTGTTTATCCGTAATATAATGTCAGCCAGACAAGGCGACCCAGACAGCCAAGAACGTCAATCGGCAATGCTGAGCCAAGCTGCGGCGAATCTCACGCTTCCGCTTCACCTCATCCGAGGCGGCTCTAGCGATCTTGTTTCCGAAGAGGCCGTTTTGCATCTGCGACAACTCGCCCCCCATGCAGAATACACCGATATTGCCGATGCCACGCACATGGTCGTGGGCGATGCGAACGATGCCTTCTCCGCCGCTATCGTCGATTTCCTAGGGCGCCATCACTCATCCGATACGGCTCAGCCACAGGGGACGAGGGAGCTATGA
- a CDS encoding MerR family transcriptional regulator yields the protein MARLMIGDLARRTGTKINTIRFYEEIALMPRATRTDSGRRTYDEDDVRRLGFIRNGRELGFSTDELRSLISLSEQPERDCGAAAAIARNHLADVDARIARLLRLREELQQVATTCERGRMADCRVIDGIADGGVS from the coding sequence ATGGCGAGGCTGATGATTGGGGACCTGGCACGGCGGACGGGGACCAAGATCAACACGATCCGTTTCTACGAAGAGATTGCGCTGATGCCTCGGGCAACCCGGACCGATTCTGGCCGCCGCACCTATGATGAAGACGATGTCCGACGGCTCGGCTTCATTCGCAATGGGCGGGAGCTCGGCTTCTCGACCGACGAGCTGCGGTCCCTGATCTCACTATCCGAGCAACCGGAGAGGGACTGCGGCGCCGCTGCTGCGATCGCTCGAAACCACCTCGCCGACGTCGACGCGCGGATTGCAAGGCTCCTCCGACTGCGGGAGGAGCTGCAGCAAGTCGCGACCACCTGCGAGAGGGGCCGAATGGCCGATTGCCGTGTTATCGATGGGATCGCTGATGGTGGCGTCTCTTGA
- a CDS encoding cation transporter produces MSDSNQESGCGCHGDTQKAARDPAYRRALWIVVILNVGFGLIELVGGFLSDSQALKADSLDFLGDGSITFVGLLALSWAERTRAKVALTQGIFLALLGVWVLGMAVWRAMNAVPPEAELMGGIGIAALAVNVTAALVLAKFREGGDAQARAIWLFSRNDAINNVAVIIAAGLVFWLESAWPDLLVAAAIAVVFLHSAWEIIGDARKELSEPR; encoded by the coding sequence ATGAGTGATTCGAACCAGGAATCCGGCTGCGGCTGTCATGGCGACACGCAGAAAGCAGCGAGAGATCCGGCCTATCGCCGGGCGCTATGGATCGTCGTCATCCTCAATGTGGGCTTCGGCCTGATCGAGCTGGTCGGCGGCTTCCTCTCCGACAGTCAGGCGCTGAAGGCAGATTCCCTCGACTTCCTCGGCGACGGCTCGATCACCTTCGTCGGTCTGCTCGCGCTCTCGTGGGCTGAAAGGACCCGGGCCAAGGTCGCGCTCACCCAAGGCATCTTCCTGGCGCTACTCGGCGTGTGGGTGCTTGGCATGGCCGTGTGGCGGGCGATGAACGCGGTGCCGCCGGAAGCCGAACTGATGGGGGGCATCGGCATCGCGGCTCTGGCCGTGAACGTCACAGCGGCGCTGGTCCTCGCGAAGTTCCGTGAAGGCGGCGACGCACAGGCGCGGGCGATCTGGCTGTTCTCGCGCAATGACGCGATCAACAACGTGGCCGTGATCATCGCGGCCGGGCTGGTGTTCTGGCTCGAAAGCGCCTGGCCGGACCTCCTCGTTGCGGCCGCGATCGCGGTCGTGTTCCTCCATTCGGCCTGGGAGATCATCGGCGATGCTCGCAAGGAGCTGAGCGAGCCGCGATGA
- a CDS encoding cytochrome c/FTR1 family iron permease, translating into MKPASFLRQAFLMVLLAFAAVSPAHAQTAPAQTIWRLLDYIAVDYSGAVAQGRVINEAEYVEMVEFSASVRQRLAQLPPTTARASLVSEAETLQDIIAAKAPPLQVAISARALGRDLLAAYPVPLAPPGAPDLARGAALYAEHCSSCHGASGNGRGLESAGMDPPPIDFTDRARARERSVFALYQVIEQGLEGTAMESFAHLPVEDRWALAFHVGRYAYPEQLAARGQQVWANPRAQAAVPDMRALVSLTTAQLEQSLGSAEGTALTAFLRGKPQVLGSGAERSLGIARDRLQETLAAYEVGHFSSAEDLALAAYLDGFEPVEPILTARNGALMRSIEAAMAELRSRIDDQQPVSNVRQQVDEVLRLLDDAETEMAPENASSASSFIGAFTVLLREGLEALLIVIAMMAFLRKAERQDAMRYVHGGWIAALLAGAATWLAATYLISISGASRELTEGFGSLFAAIVLLSVGIWMHGKAQAGAWQRYIAERMSAALSQRSLWFLFGLTFVVVYREVFETILFYTALWTDGNGGAVAGGAVAATVLLAIIAVAMLRYSRQLPISTFFTYSSILIAILAVVLAGKGIGGLQEGGIIDVTPFLAVPHVDMLGLIPTRETVIAQILTAAALAAGFWLNWRAAQTARAA; encoded by the coding sequence ATGAAGCCGGCGAGCTTCCTGCGCCAGGCGTTCCTGATGGTTCTGCTTGCGTTTGCCGCAGTCTCGCCGGCCCATGCACAGACCGCCCCTGCGCAAACCATCTGGCGGCTGCTCGACTACATCGCGGTCGATTACTCCGGAGCCGTTGCGCAGGGCCGTGTCATCAACGAGGCCGAGTATGTCGAGATGGTCGAGTTCTCGGCCAGTGTGCGGCAGCGGCTGGCGCAACTCCCGCCCACGACAGCACGTGCGTCGCTCGTCAGCGAGGCCGAGACACTACAGGACATCATCGCCGCCAAAGCGCCTCCACTTCAGGTGGCCATCTCGGCACGCGCGCTCGGGCGCGATCTCCTCGCAGCTTATCCGGTGCCCCTTGCCCCTCCCGGGGCGCCAGATCTCGCCCGGGGCGCGGCCCTTTATGCGGAGCACTGCTCGAGTTGCCATGGTGCAAGCGGGAACGGCCGCGGGCTGGAGTCGGCAGGCATGGACCCGCCGCCGATCGACTTTACAGATCGGGCGCGGGCGCGAGAGCGGAGCGTGTTCGCGCTCTACCAGGTGATCGAACAGGGGCTTGAGGGCACCGCCATGGAGTCCTTTGCCCATCTTCCGGTGGAGGACCGCTGGGCTTTGGCCTTCCACGTGGGGCGGTATGCCTACCCCGAGCAACTCGCCGCCCGTGGCCAGCAGGTCTGGGCCAACCCTCGGGCGCAAGCGGCCGTGCCTGACATGCGAGCGCTCGTCAGCCTCACAACAGCGCAACTCGAGCAAAGCCTCGGTTCGGCTGAGGGCACTGCCCTCACGGCATTCCTTCGCGGAAAGCCGCAAGTCCTTGGCAGCGGCGCGGAACGCTCACTCGGTATTGCGCGGGACCGGCTGCAAGAGACCTTGGCTGCATACGAAGTGGGTCATTTCTCCAGCGCCGAGGATCTCGCCCTCGCCGCGTATCTCGACGGCTTCGAGCCGGTGGAGCCGATCCTGACCGCGCGCAACGGGGCACTGATGCGCTCGATTGAAGCCGCAATGGCCGAGCTGCGCTCGAGGATCGACGATCAGCAGCCGGTGAGCAATGTGCGTCAGCAGGTGGACGAAGTCCTGCGGCTGCTAGACGACGCCGAGACGGAAATGGCGCCGGAAAACGCCAGTTCGGCGTCGTCCTTCATCGGGGCCTTCACGGTTTTGCTTCGCGAAGGTCTCGAGGCCTTGCTCATCGTCATCGCCATGATGGCCTTCCTCAGGAAGGCCGAGCGGCAGGACGCCATGCGCTACGTTCATGGCGGGTGGATCGCTGCTCTCTTGGCGGGCGCCGCCACCTGGCTCGCAGCGACCTACCTGATCAGCATCAGCGGGGCGAGCCGGGAGCTCACGGAAGGGTTCGGCTCCCTGTTCGCGGCCATTGTCCTCCTCTCGGTGGGCATCTGGATGCACGGCAAGGCACAGGCGGGTGCATGGCAGCGCTACATTGCCGAACGCATGAGCGCCGCCCTATCCCAGCGGTCATTGTGGTTCCTGTTCGGCCTGACGTTCGTCGTGGTCTATCGCGAGGTGTTTGAGACCATCCTCTTCTACACCGCGCTCTGGACAGACGGAAACGGCGGCGCCGTTGCCGGCGGCGCGGTGGCGGCGACCGTTCTTCTGGCCATCATTGCGGTCGCCATGCTGCGCTACAGCCGGCAGCTGCCGATCTCGACGTTCTTCACCTACAGCTCGATCCTCATTGCGATCCTCGCCGTGGTGCTCGCCGGGAAGGGCATCGGGGGACTGCAGGAAGGCGGGATCATCGATGTCACCCCGTTCCTCGCCGTTCCACACGTCGACATGCTTGGCCTGATCCCGACGAGGGAAACGGTGATTGCGCAAATACTCACGGCCGCCGCCCTTGCAGCCGGGTTCTGGCTGAATTGGCGGGCAGCGCAGACAGCGAGGGCAGCCTAG
- a CDS encoding 3'-5' exonuclease: protein MPRLRSPHADLTSAAETLRASSDYRVLQRLPRPYDDLPDELPDGARRVAIVDVETTGLNPQDDKIIELAVMHVALAADGTVLGHSRPVSWREDPGEPLSPEIIRLTGLTDEDVAGQRIDERAVMAILSRCELIVGHHSNFDIQFVDKRLPQTVSLPWACSLAEIDWAGMSYPCRKLEHLLLEHGAFYDAHRAEGDVWALYQLLQSKVRTRGDDAPTAATETYFGAMLRSSDAGCVRIRAHGLPYDDRDWAKARGYTWDAMKRVWWRDVPMADYPAEKAAFSDAGHPEPTATALNAHQRYRH, encoded by the coding sequence ATGCCAAGACTACGATCCCCGCACGCGGACCTCACGTCCGCGGCCGAGACGCTGCGCGCGAGCAGCGACTACCGCGTGCTGCAGCGCCTGCCGCGCCCCTATGACGACCTGCCCGACGAACTTCCCGATGGAGCGCGGCGGGTCGCCATCGTCGATGTCGAGACGACCGGGCTCAATCCCCAAGACGACAAGATCATCGAGCTTGCCGTCATGCACGTCGCCCTCGCCGCGGACGGCACCGTGCTGGGCCATTCGCGACCGGTCAGCTGGCGCGAGGATCCGGGCGAGCCGTTGTCGCCGGAGATCATCCGGCTGACAGGGCTGACCGACGAGGATGTCGCTGGCCAGCGCATCGACGAGAGGGCCGTCATGGCCATCCTGTCGCGCTGCGAGTTGATTGTTGGGCATCATTCCAATTTCGATATCCAGTTCGTGGACAAGCGACTGCCGCAGACCGTCAGCCTGCCGTGGGCCTGCAGCCTCGCGGAGATCGACTGGGCTGGCATGAGCTATCCCTGCCGGAAGCTCGAGCACCTGCTTCTCGAGCATGGTGCGTTCTACGACGCCCACCGGGCCGAGGGCGACGTGTGGGCGCTATATCAGCTGTTGCAGTCCAAGGTGCGAACCCGAGGAGATGACGCACCCACTGCTGCCACCGAGACCTACTTCGGCGCCATGCTGCGGAGCAGCGATGCCGGCTGTGTCCGCATCCGAGCCCATGGCCTACCCTACGATGACAGGGACTGGGCCAAGGCGCGCGGCTACACCTGGGATGCGATGAAGCGGGTCTGGTGGCGCGATGTGCCGATGGCCGACTACCCCGCCGAGAAAGCCGCTTTTAGCGATGCCGGCCACCCCGAGCCGACAGCGACCGCGCTGAACGCGCACCAGCGCTACCGACACTGA